The DNA window TCGACGGCTGTCCCTACAACCTCTATGGTAGAATCCTTTGTCAGAATATCTCTGATGACCGTGCGCATGAACACAGAGTCATCAACAACCAGAACACGCATTCAGATCATGACGCCAGGACGTTCTTCACTTCTTCAAGTACCTTTGGGGCCTGGAACGGTTTGACAATATACCCTTTCGCCCCTGTCTTGATTGCGAGTTTCACCATCTGTTCCTGCCCAACTGCAGTACACATGACCACCCTGGCTGCCGGATCGAACTGTTTGATACCTTTCAGTGACTCGATACCATTCAACTTTGGCATCACCACATCCATGGTGACGAGGTCAGGTTTCAGCTCCTTATACTTCGCAATCCCCTCTTCCCCATCGGCCGCCTCGCCCACGATAGTATGGCCGCCTGAGAAGAGGATATTCTTGAGAAGCGTCCGCATGAACATTGTATCATCGACAATTAATATGCGTCCCATTGAACACCAGGATAATACTTTGTTATAAGCACTATATAGAAGTACTGAAAAAAAAAACCCTCAATAGTAAAAGATTTATTGTTTTGTCGCGTCAGAGATGTAGCGTATCCCCTTTGTGGTCAGTTTAACCTCTCTTCTGACCTCCACAACTTCAGCAATATTCAGATTGATCAGTTTGTCATAGATCAAATCCAGTTTTTTATTGTTGATCGAGAGCATGTTGATGATCGCGGACGAATCCATGCCACTGTATACCAGCATCGCCACCTGTTGATCATACTCGTCCAGTTCATCACCACGCATATCCATCGACTTGGTGGCATCGGTCAGGAAGTTGAAGAGGGTCTGGAGGGTTGAGACCGGACAGAGCACAAAACTGGTCACCACCTCACCGGCATCGACATGATCGATCTTGATCACATCAGTCTGTTTACCCTGGACATCGCGCTTGGTCAACTGAATATCAGCAACATCATTGAGGGGGATACTGACCTGTTTCTGGGCGCTATCGAACCAGATACCAGTCTTTACAACGATGATTGAGCCCTTCTCCCACTGTGCATCCTTGACCATCACCCCGCCCCTGATTGCAGGAGAGAGAAAGTATGCTGCAAGACGGTAGGCACTGCAACTACTCAGAATGAGCCGTTTCATTACCCGGAGAACCTTATCGACAGAGAGGATCGGAAGTGTCACATCAGGCGTATCACTGGTGCTGATGAGGAGCAGATTCTTCCTTTCTTCAAGGTTTATGATATTTTTATAGAGCACTTCCCTATTCACCGGTTTGGGGATCACCAGGCGGTCCTCACCGATACCAATCTTTACGACCAACCACGTTCCATTATACTCAATCTTAACAGGTACTTCCTTCATAAACCCTCATTTTTTTAGATTATTAATCCCCTCTGCGATAAAAAGGACCGCCATTGACCGTGACTATGGCTTCGAAATCCCATGTCTTTTCTTCTCCGGTTTCACTTCAGGCATACCAATCATCTGCATCAACCCTTCGAGATCTGTGACCAGATCTTCAGAGCTGACCTTCACATCACGCAGGTCCCGGAGGATCGACATGTCAGCCTCAACCTTCACAGACTTGACATCCGAAGCGAGCAGACTGAGCATTTCGTTATCCCCACCCATTCCTCCTGCAAAAGCAGCCAGATCTGGTTCATCCTTTGGAGGTTCATCCGGAAGGGCATCCTGCGGAAGCGGAAATTGAGGAATATCCGGGGTCGCTGTAGTTGAACTGGCGGCCGCATCTGGAGATTCATCCGGCACGTCAGGGACACTCAGGTCTGCTTCATCCAATCCGTCAAGCCCTGATAGCTGAATCTCATCCAGATCCACCTCATCAAGACTTGCCAGTTCATTATCGATCTGGTCGATCCCTTCAAGATCAGTGAACTCCTCGAGATCAGAGGCATTTTCACTGAGGATCGCATCGGCACCCTGCAGTTCTGGCTCTGCAGGAGGGGTGACAGCCTCCATATCCAGTGAGAGATCCTCGGCCTTTTCCGGTTTCTCTTCAGGGACATCGAGGCTATCAAGGTCATCGAGGAGATCGGTCTGCAGTTCGTCATCTGATAAAGACAGGAACGGATCCTCTGGCTTCCCACCACCACCACGAGAAGGTGCCGGGGCTGAAATAGATGATTTGTCTACCGATCTTCCCTTCACTACCTCCTCTTTCTTCCCTCGGGAGAAGAGACCCCCCATCTTCTCCTCTTTCTTACGAGGAACCCGTTCTGGGATCAGTTCCTTCAGAGATGAACGCATCCGTGCGAAGAGACCAGAACCACCCTTATCCTTGGTCTTCGAAGGAGCCACCTCAGTCGACCCCTTCTTTCCTTTTTCAGGCTTTACAGACTTCTTCTTTCCACCCTTTTTGAACCGCTCTCCAAACCGAATGAAGTCCTCTGCTGTCAGCGCTCCGGTTACAAAGAGGAGGATCACACCAATCAGGATCAGCACGGGGAGGAGTTGCATCAGGGGCAGGTCGACCCCAATCATCAGTAACCCGATGACAAGGGTTACTACAAAAAGAAGAAGCCTCCGAACGTCCTCTCTCATGTCGTATTCGCCGCCGTCGCAGAGTTAGCGATATTGGTCAGCACATCAACACTGAAGAACATCCCTACCAGGGTCGGTAGGACCAGGAAGATCAATCCCGATAGGGTGAAGAAGATTGCAATATACAGATAATACATATACCGGTCCCCACCCCACACAATCTTTGCAGCTAAAACATTGGATATCGACAGGATCACCATGATGATCACGACATAGTTGGTCATCACGTCCTTTGGAAAGTTGACAAACATATTGAGAGAGCCTGCGAGAAAAGCGTTTCCCCCCATACCAGTATCACCCCCAGAAGCAGCAGCAGCATCAGCAAACTTATTCATCATCGAGGTGATGGCCGTCGTCAGGGTCAGCATGATATCGAAGAGGGCTACCAGAATCCCGACCATCATCACGTGCATCGGGATCAACAGAATGATAAAACTCTTGGCCAGCATATCCCGCTTCTGCCGGAGGAGCACCATGTTCTGCATCGAATTGCCGACCACCTTTCCAATCTCACCAGCCGGCCCCCCGGTCGCGACCGTATCACGAAAGATATTCAGATACTTATAGATCAGGTTCGATCCACTCTCACCGATGAACCGTTCCCAGATCTGCTCCTCATCAAGGCCGAGGTTCATCTTGGAGTGAACTGACCGAACCAGCGGTTCGAGCGCGATCAGCGATTTCTTGTCCACCTGGTCCAGCGCAATCGGCAGAGTGGCCCCCTGCCCCTCCATCACAGACCCGAGCGACCGGATAAAGATTGAAAAATCGTCATCACGCTGGGAGATATTGGTGTCGTCGATATACCCGATGATCCCCAAAGGACCCATCATCAACCCGATGAAGAGACAGACAAAACCGGCATTCACCCCGAATGCCACCATGATCAGAGAGATGACAGCGACCAGCGGAACCATAATCCGCTCAATCTTCCTGATCGAGATCTGCTCCTTGGAACGCCAGGTATCAAGTCCATGTGTCTTCGGATCATCGGGGACGGATTTATACATCAACACAATCCCAAAGATACTGATCCCGAGCGTCAGCGCGTACGACATATTCAGGGTCATATCGATGCCGGTCGGCGCATAGATCGCCACCGAGATCATCATGGTGACAGCGACCACAGCACTTGAGAGAAGCATCGCGATGTAGGCATCCCCCCACTTCTTCAGCAGTTCAAATCCCTGTTCAATGTTGCTGACATAGACCATTCTGGTCGTGACCAGTTCATTGCTGAGAAACTCCTCATCCGGCACCCCAGAATCGATCGAGTTGGAGAAACGGTTGAAGAGACTCTGGATCAGGGGATTTTTCACCCGATCGGCGGTGATCTCCAGGGACTCCTTATAACTGAACCCCCACCCCATCGTGAGGATATTGACCTTTTTGATGTATTTTGAGGAGGCATACTCGCTCCGCTCGCTTGCACTGGCAAAGAGTTCCGGCCGCGACGCGCGGGCGAGGGCAAGGGAGGTCATATAGGTGATCATATACAGAAGGTCTGCGGGCATCTGCTTGTTCTCAATGATCCCCGCATAATAATCCTGAAATGATTTGACGATCCCGGCAAAGGCACTCTCTTTTGGCTTATCCTCCTCGGATATCGCCCCGCTTATCGCCACCTCTGCCATCGTCAGACCCCTATCGCCAGCAACCCCTGCTTCTTGATCTTGGTGATCATATGGAACAGATCCCAGAACTGGGTATACCCTGCCTGATGGAGTCTCTCAAGGATCTTTGCCCGTTTTTCGACCTCCAGATAGATCTCTGCACGTCGATTCTCGGGCAACCCGAGCATCGTTGCGATCTTCTCTTCCAGCAGGTACGAAGAACCCTTTCCTGACCAGGTGAATGTATCAGTGACCGGTTCCCAGCCGAACATCTGCACAAATGAGAAACCCTGCGTCTCCGGATTAAAGCCGACCAGTTCATTGATACTGAGGACCCGCCTGACGGTTTCGCCGGTCGGACGCCTCACCGCACTCTGGATGATCACCAGGTTCAGGTTGTCCACATGCGACTTGGGGATGTTGATCGGGTCACTGCAGAGCCGCTGGATCAACTTCTCGACGCTGGCCGCGTGAAAGGTGGACATCACCGGGTGACCGGTCTGCATCGCACCAAACGCGACTGACCCCTCCGAACCTCTGATCTCACCGACCAGGATCTGGTTCGGACGCTGACGGAGGGCGGCCTTGAGGAGATCGAACATGGTGACCGAACCATCGTCACTCTCCCCTCCCTTGGCTTTAGCAACCTCGCGGGTCCAGTTCCTGTGCGGGACCGTCAGTTCTGGCGTGTCCTCGATCGTCACGATCTTGTTCTCCGGAGGAATAAACGTCGTGATCGCATTCAGGGTCGTGGTCTTCCCACTGGCAGTCTCGCCACTGACGAAGAGGGACATTCCATACTCGATGCAGATCCAGAGATAAGCCGCCATATTATAGTCACAGGCATTCGAAGCTATCACATCCATGATAGAAAGCGGCACTTCATTCACCTTACGAATCGTGAAGTTCGAACCGTGCCGGCTCACTGCAGTTCCATAGACGATGTTGATACGGGAACCATCCAACAGGGTAGCATCTACAATCGGGTTCCGATAGGTGATCGGATGCTTGATCTTCTCTGCCATCTTGATCACAAACTGGTCGAGTTCATCAGAACGGGTGAACTCAATCACTGACTTCAAACCCTTGAAGACCTTGTGCTCGATGAAGATCGGACCGACCCCGTTACAGGTGATATCTTCGATATTCGAGTCTGAAAGGAACGGTTGGAGCACCCCCATATCGATCTTATCCCGTGCCATCAGGTACTCCACCGCCTTGTACTCGATGGGGGTCAGGATCACCCTTCCATCCGGGGTCTGAGGCACCTTGACCTGCGACATCCGATCGATCATCTTCTTCTTCGCAGTGAAATCGGTGTTCAGAAAGTCCTTGACCTTCTCAAGACCCCCCTTCTGAACATCCTCCCCGCTCGACTCTTCGAGTATCTCACCGGGACGCCGGATCGCCGTCACCTTGGTGAGCAGATTCTTGAGGACAATCCGACGCTCCTCCTGAGAGGAGGGGTCGTTCTCAAGGGCATCGATCAGATCGATCAGCCTGAGTTCGATGGGTGGAACAAATTTGTTCACATTGTGCAGGAACGACGGCTCGATGGGGATATAGAAGTTTCGGACATCATTCGGATCCTGTAGAATATGGACAAAGGTGGTTTCATTGACAGGATAGATGATGTTCGGGTTCTTCATCGATCGAAGGTCCTTCTTCAACTCGGAGAAGAAGAGAGGAATCCCATAGGTGTTCACCGGCAGGATATGCAGGTACTCGAGCAGGTGTGGAGCTCCTTGCACGTATTCCCGGGCATTCGCAGGGAGCATCCGATAGAGCGCACTGGACTCGAGATTGGTGGACCAATCAATTCCTTCATCGACAACTTCAGGCTTGAATGGCAGCTTCGCTGCCATTGTCATGGTTGCCATGCCTACACCTTCGCGAAACTCATCGGAATGATCTTCATACCATATCCTGGATGGACCTCGAACGAGACCAGGTTCCCCGTCGTCTTCCGTGCACCCCGAACCTTGTTCACCTCGAGGACCATCACATATTTTGTCCCAAGGAGGGACTTCTTCATGAACAGGTGCGCATCAGAGATGGACCTGATCCGTACCAGCGACTCCTCCTCAAAGGCATAGGTGTGGAGGGTGATCAGGATCGTCTTGCCATGGTCGACCAGGTTCTTGCAATTGGTGAAGAAGGTCAAAATCGTACCGGTATCGGCGTACTCACTGAAGAGGGTCAGGGAGTCGATGATGATCACATCTGCCCTGCTGTTCTTGATGAACAGGATCAGATTGCTCAGGAGCCCCGACATCTCCGTCTCCTTCCATTCAAATCCTACCACATTTAAGGGGAAGACTCGCAGGTATCCCCAGGCATAATATTCAGAGATGTCCAGACTCATCGATTCCATCTGTTTGAGGAAACTCTTGGTGGTATTCTCTGTCGTGAAGAGATCGACACACTTCGACTGTTTCAGAGCGCCCCAGATGATCTGCTGAGTCAGTACGCTCTTGCCGGTATCGTTCTCACCCTCGATCAGAGTCAGGGACTCCAGCGGAAGACCGTCTGCGATCTTCTTATCAAGTTCGTTGTTCCCCGTGGAGAGGATCTTATTATCTTCCCCTCCCAGAATATCTCCGATTCCACCACCCATAGTTTTCCCCCAATTACACTAACACGGTTGAATAGACACCGTTCGGCGTGATCACCTGTGCCCAGACAGGTCTGTACGTGTCGGTGACCGACAGGGTCAGCACCTCTCCCGGGTCGAGTTGTCCGGGATGGACGTAATCCGGGACGATCTGTATATTCTGCCAGGTCTGACTTGAGAGAGCGCCGGTAGTGAAATGATGATACAGCGGTTCCCCAACACCATCCGATGTTATCACATCCATATGAGTAAAATCGCTGATGGGTTCCCCCCCGGTGTTGGTCACGTTCAGATAGACCGTGTTGTCGACCACCTGGTCTATTGAAAGGTTGATCATCGTTCTCATACGCGCCTCCTGCAACTGCCCCATATCACCCTGGGCGGAGGTGACGGTCTCTGCAGTCATAATCACGGATCCCACCAGTAC is part of the Methanosphaerula palustris E1-9c genome and encodes:
- a CDS encoding response regulator, with the protein product MGRILIVDDTMFMRTLLKNILFSGGHTIVGEAADGEEGIAKYKELKPDLVTMDVVMPKLNGIESLKGIKQFDPAARVVMCTAVGQEQMVKLAIKTGAKGYIVKPFQAPKVLEEVKNVLAS
- a CDS encoding ATPase domain-containing protein, which produces MGGGIGDILGGEDNKILSTGNNELDKKIADGLPLESLTLIEGENDTGKSVLTQQIIWGALKQSKCVDLFTTENTTKSFLKQMESMSLDISEYYAWGYLRVFPLNVVGFEWKETEMSGLLSNLILFIKNSRADVIIIDSLTLFSEYADTGTILTFFTNCKNLVDHGKTILITLHTYAFEEESLVRIRSISDAHLFMKKSLLGTKYVMVLEVNKVRGARKTTGNLVSFEVHPGYGMKIIPMSFAKV
- a CDS encoding type II/IV secretion system ATPase subunit, with the protein product MATMTMAAKLPFKPEVVDEGIDWSTNLESSALYRMLPANAREYVQGAPHLLEYLHILPVNTYGIPLFFSELKKDLRSMKNPNIIYPVNETTFVHILQDPNDVRNFYIPIEPSFLHNVNKFVPPIELRLIDLIDALENDPSSQEERRIVLKNLLTKVTAIRRPGEILEESSGEDVQKGGLEKVKDFLNTDFTAKKKMIDRMSQVKVPQTPDGRVILTPIEYKAVEYLMARDKIDMGVLQPFLSDSNIEDITCNGVGPIFIEHKVFKGLKSVIEFTRSDELDQFVIKMAEKIKHPITYRNPIVDATLLDGSRINIVYGTAVSRHGSNFTIRKVNEVPLSIMDVIASNACDYNMAAYLWICIEYGMSLFVSGETASGKTTTLNAITTFIPPENKIVTIEDTPELTVPHRNWTREVAKAKGGESDDGSVTMFDLLKAALRQRPNQILVGEIRGSEGSVAFGAMQTGHPVMSTFHAASVEKLIQRLCSDPINIPKSHVDNLNLVIIQSAVRRPTGETVRRVLSINELVGFNPETQGFSFVQMFGWEPVTDTFTWSGKGSSYLLEEKIATMLGLPENRRAEIYLEVEKRAKILERLHQAGYTQFWDLFHMITKIKKQGLLAIGV
- a CDS encoding CheF family chemotaxis protein; amino-acid sequence: MKEVPVKIEYNGTWLVVKIGIGEDRLVIPKPVNREVLYKNIINLEERKNLLLISTSDTPDVTLPILSVDKVLRVMKRLILSSCSAYRLAAYFLSPAIRGGVMVKDAQWEKGSIIVVKTGIWFDSAQKQVSIPLNDVADIQLTKRDVQGKQTDVIKIDHVDAGEVVTSFVLCPVSTLQTLFNFLTDATKSMDMRGDELDEYDQQVAMLVYSGMDSSAIINMLSINNKKLDLIYDKLINLNIAEVVEVRREVKLTTKGIRYISDATKQ
- the flaJ gene encoding archaellar assembly protein FlaJ translates to MAEVAISGAISEEDKPKESAFAGIVKSFQDYYAGIIENKQMPADLLYMITYMTSLALARASRPELFASASERSEYASSKYIKKVNILTMGWGFSYKESLEITADRVKNPLIQSLFNRFSNSIDSGVPDEEFLSNELVTTRMVYVSNIEQGFELLKKWGDAYIAMLLSSAVVAVTMMISVAIYAPTGIDMTLNMSYALTLGISIFGIVLMYKSVPDDPKTHGLDTWRSKEQISIRKIERIMVPLVAVISLIMVAFGVNAGFVCLFIGLMMGPLGIIGYIDDTNISQRDDDFSIFIRSLGSVMEGQGATLPIALDQVDKKSLIALEPLVRSVHSKMNLGLDEEQIWERFIGESGSNLIYKYLNIFRDTVATGGPAGEIGKVVGNSMQNMVLLRQKRDMLAKSFIILLIPMHVMMVGILVALFDIMLTLTTAITSMMNKFADAAAASGGDTGMGGNAFLAGSLNMFVNFPKDVMTNYVVIIMVILSISNVLAAKIVWGGDRYMYYLYIAIFFTLSGLIFLVLPTLVGMFFSVDVLTNIANSATAANTT